A genomic region of Anas acuta chromosome 1, bAnaAcu1.1, whole genome shotgun sequence contains the following coding sequences:
- the MLNR gene encoding motilin receptor, with product MAAAPAWGGEGNGSHGEAQWPGQPCDERLCSALPVRALIPVTAVCAGLFALGVVGNVLTVLVVCGQRAMKTTTNLYLSSMAVSDLLILLGLPLDLYRLWRSRPWIFGQLLCRLSHYLSEGCTYCTILHITALTVERYLAVCFPLKAKVVVTKRRVKAVIGALWAFALLSAGPFFFLVGVEQPDNHTDFGRECKPTPQALESGLLATMFWVTTSYFVLPVLCLNVLYGFIGRELWRSKGRLRGPSAALRERGHRQTVKILAVVILAFIICWLPFHIGRIIFINTQDTRMMLFSQYFNIFALQLFYLSASINPILYNLISKKYRAAVYKLLLPHRSAERAFTITKEAGGYTESSTSTRNK from the exons ATGGCGGCAGCCCCCGCGTGGGGTGGCGAGGGGAATGGCAGCCATGGCGAGGCGCAGTGGCCAGGGCAGCCGTGCGACGAGCGGCTGTGCTCAGCGCTGCCGGTGAGGGCACTGATCCCGGTGACGGCCGTGTGCGCTGGGCTCTTCGCCCTCGGCGTGGTGGGCAACGTGCTGACGGTGCTGGTGGTGTGCGGGCAGCGCGCCATGAAGACCACCACCAACCTGTACCTCAGCAGCATGGCCGTGTCCGACCTGCTcatcctgctggggctgcccttgGACCTGTACCGCCTGTGGCGCTCGCGGCCCTGGATCTTCgggcagctgctgtgccgcCTCTCGCACTACCTGAGCGAGGGCTGCACCTACTGCACCATCCTGCACATCACCGCCCTGACGGTGGAGCGCTACCTCGCCGTCTGCTTCCCCCTCAAGGCCAAGGTGGTGGTGACCAAGCGCCGCGTCAAAGCCGTCATCGGCGCCCTCTGGGCCTTCGCCCTGCTCTCGGCCGGGCCCTTCTTCTTCCTGGTGGGCGTCGAGCAGCCCGACAACCACACCGACTTCGGCCGCGAGTGCAAGCCCACCCCGCAGGCCCTCGAGTCCGGCCTGCTGGCCACCATGTTCTGGGTCACCACCTCCTACTTTGTCCTGCCCGTCCTCTGCCTCAACGTCCTCTACGGCTTCATCGGCCGGGAGCTGTGGCGCAGCAAGGGGCGCCTGCGGGGCCCCAGCGCAGCCCTGAGGGAGCGGGGACACCGCCAGACCGTCAAGATCCTGG CTGTGGTGATTCTGGCCTTTATAATTTGCTGGTTGCCTTTCCACATTGGCAGGATCATTTTCATAAACACCCAGGACACCAGGATGATGCTCTTCTCCCAGTACTTCAACATCTTCGCCCTGCAGCTCTTCTACCTGAGCGCCTCCATCAACCCCATCCTCTACAACCTCATTTCCAAGAAGTACCGGGCGGCGGTctacaagctgctgctgccgcaCCGCTCCGCCGAAAGGGCCTTCACCATCACCAAGGAGGCCGGAGGCTACACCGAATCCAGCACGAGCACGAGAAACAAGTGA